The Syntrophales bacterium genome contains a region encoding:
- a CDS encoding DUF721 domain-containing protein: MRKRIPQAKLQRLDDILQTTLKRRKIFLDLEDKRLLPIWNKAVGLQIAAQTRPGKLKGETLFVKVSSSVWMQQLHFLKEEIIEKINQSLGKAVIKNIYFFLGEISLPSLKGEERMSFPSLSHVLKDRDRRLIEKSTASIPDQELREIMKRVMTKEISRRRFMEKQKHP; the protein is encoded by the coding sequence ATGCGTAAAAGAATCCCTCAGGCAAAACTTCAGAGATTAGACGACATCCTCCAGACGACCCTGAAAAGGCGAAAAATCTTCCTGGATCTTGAAGATAAACGTCTCCTTCCCATATGGAATAAAGCTGTGGGGCTACAGATCGCGGCCCAGACCCGCCCTGGTAAATTGAAGGGAGAAACCCTTTTCGTCAAGGTCTCCTCCTCCGTATGGATGCAGCAGCTTCATTTCCTGAAAGAGGAGATCATCGAAAAAATCAACCAATCGTTGGGAAAAGCAGTAATAAAGAATATCTACTTCTTCCTCGGTGAGATTTCCTTACCGTCACTGAAAGGGGAAGAACGCATGTCCTTTCCCTCCCTGTCACACGTCTTAAAAGATAGAGACAGGAGACTGATTGAAAAAAGTACTGCTTCTATACCGGATCAGGAGCTGAGGGAGATAATGAAAAGGGTGATGACCAAAGAGATCAGTCGGCGGAGGTTCATGGAAAAGCAGAAACATCCTTAA